One Argiope bruennichi chromosome 5, qqArgBrue1.1, whole genome shotgun sequence DNA segment encodes these proteins:
- the LOC129968796 gene encoding histone-lysine N-methyltransferase SETMAR-like: MGLALHHLFWYREDPAFLERIVTGDESWCHHYESETKRDSMQWKHTSSPPPKKFKAMMSAGKVSLTVFFDIQGLLLVEFLEHRRTIKSDVYCETLRRLRRFIKNKRPGLLTEGVILLHDNARHISSVTCAELAKFKREQLNNPPYSPDISPCDFHVFGPPKKHLKRKRFNSDGELKDAVKDWVSFRPQEFWEQGILRLVNHWDRCVQAYGVFFE, from the coding sequence ATGGGGCTAGCACTTCATCATCTATTTTGGTATCGTGAAGACCCCGCTTTCCTGGAGCGGATCGTCACAGGTGATGAAAGTTGGTGCCATCACTATGAGTCAGAGACAAAGCGGGACAGCATGCAGTGGAAGCATACGTCGTCGCCTCCCCCTAAAAAGTTCAAAGCCATGATGTCAGCAGGCAAGGTGTCGCTCACCGTCTTTTTCGACATCCAAGGTctgctacttgttgaattcctcgagcacagaagaaccattaagtccgatgtgtactgtgagacactccgaagactacgcaggttcatcaagaacaaaagaccggggctgcTTACGGAGGGTGTgattctgctccatgataacgcgcgacACATCTCCAGCGTCACAtgcgcggaactggccaagttcaagcgGGAACAGCTCAACaatccgccctacagcccggacatctcgccctgcgattttcatgtgtttggtcccccgaaaaaacatctgaaaaggaagcgcttcaactcggacggcgaactcaaggacgctgtgaaggactgggtctcgtttcggccacaggaattctgggaacaaggaatccttcggctcgttaatcattGGGATCGTTGTGTTCAGGCTTATGGtgtattctttgaataa